The Fulvia fulva chromosome 1, complete sequence region GAAGACACCAGAGGGCCGCAGCCATGGTCCGCAAAAGGCCAAGCCGCAAGCAGACTCACGCCCAAAGACACCCATCATTGTCGATGGCAGCAGTGGCAGTGGCCCCAAGGGTGCTAACGGCGGTGCTCAGGCAGCCGGATCGCGCGTGGCAACACCGAAGCCCAAGCCAACAACGCCGGCTTCAGTGCCAGCGGAGAAGAGGAAGTAAGGTCGGAAGGTGAGGAACATGACGCATATGCATTCTGTCAGAAATTTGGACTCTTCAATAGACTGGAGAGTGGAGCATTGAGGTTGTACTGCCAGTGATATACCAGCCTACTGCATCGTTTTGTCTACGAAGTGGGACACAGATGGGCGAGCTTGAGTGTTGTATGTAGATTATCGTGGGCGCCGAACGTGGAGGAAAGATGGCAGCAGTAGCTAACTATACCCCTACAAGCGTTTTGACTCATGAATGTAATGGCAGTGTATTGAATGTCGGTGGCGCTTCACATGTTTCACTGTGCCTGAGGCTCTGCGGGTGATTGGCGCAGAATGACGTTCCAGAAGTGGTGATGCTGCGAGACGATCAGCTGTCGCCTGCCTGCTGCTACCACGGTACTCCGTAGTCCGTACCTTGGTTTGTGCTCCACCATCTCTCCACCACAAACACAAGCACTCAAACATCTCCTGTTTCCGCCCGACGGCACGACGTTCCAACGAGGGCACATGCGTTACGAATAAGTTCACGAATACCTATCTGAAAGTACCACACCGATAGCTCGACAGCTCTGAGGTCCAGCAACGCCGAGAGAGCAAGACCCGCCGAGGGAGGGGCGGGGCGCGCGATGGGGTGGAAGAGCGCAGCAACGTTGCTGTCAGTCGCTGGCCTGATCACATCAGCGACAGCAGCATCGAAAGAGCCAGACTGGACCACCAAACACGAAGCCGGCCGCTGCGCAATCCGCGGTCAATGTGGCaagcagagcttcttcggCTCAGAGCTGCCTTGTCCAGACAATGGACTGGCCGAGGACCCAGCGGACAAAGTAAGAGATGATCTAGTGAAGCTATGTGGGCAAGAGTGGGCAGATACAAAAGTGTGCTGTGACGGCGACCAGATCGATGCGCTCAAGAGCAATCTCGCGAAAGCGAATGGATTGATCTCCGGGTGTGGAGCTTGCAAGAAGAACTTCTATGATCTGTTCTGTACCTTCACTTGCTCGCCGGATCAGTCACTCTTCGTCAACGTGACCAAGGCAGAGGCGAAGGGCGATAAGTTCATTACGACGGAACTGGATCAGCTTATAGGTGATGGTTTTGGTGCTGGGTTCTATGATAGCTGCAAAGACGTCAAGCTTGGCGCGACGGGAGGCAAAGCGATCGATCTGATTGGAGGTGGAGCGAAGAACTACACACAGTTCCTGAAGTTCTTGGGAGACAAGAAGCCTTTTGGGAGTCCGTTCCAGATCGACTTTCCGAGGCCAGGTGATGGCAAGTTTGAGGGCATGAAGCCGGTATTGGAGGGTCCGATACCTTGCAACACCACGGATGAGGCGTATCGATGCTCTTGCGTGGATTGCGCTGGGAGCTGCCCAAATCTGCCAGAGGTCACGGAGGCGGAGCAGTGTACTGTGGGACTACTGCCTTGCTTGAGCTTTGCGATTGTGGTCGTATACTCAGTCTTCATCACGCTGCTCGTGCTGGCTGTTACCGGTCATGTGGCTGCTGCGAAGCGACGACAGAGCAAGAATGAGCGATTGCAGCTGCTTCAAGATTCTGCTCCGAGCGACGATCAGGACGAAGGAGACATGGTGCATGGTGTGGCCATGACGGATCGACCGACGAAGCAGTATGTCGTCAACACATACTGCGATCGCGTCTTCGCCAGCCTGGCGCGAACATGTGCAAGATTCCCCGGAATCACGATTGGGACCAGCTTCATCATTGTTGGGCTGCTCAGTCTTGGATGGCTACGCTTTGCTCTGGAGACGGATCCTGTCAAGCTTTGGGTTGCGCCTGATTCTGCAGCTGCCTCCGAAAAGAAGTTCTTCGACGACAACTTTGGGCCTTTCTTCCGCACCGAGCAGGCTTTCTTGGTCAATGACACTAGCGATGCTGGACCTGCGCCTGTATTGAGCTATAACACTCTGCAATGGTGGTTCGATGTTGAGAGAAGGATAAGGGTGCAGAAGAGCTTCGGAAATGGATACACACTGAAGGACGTCTGCTACAACCCGACTGGTGAAGCATGTGTGGTGCAGTCAGTTTCAGGATACTTCGCCAGCACTGGCCTGGATCAGGAAGACTGGGAGGAGCAGCTGAATAGCTGTGCTGAGACACCGGGAGATGTTCAGTGCTTGCCAGAGTTCAAGCTTCCATTACCAGCAGAGCGCCTCTTGGGAGGATACAACCACACTTCCCAGCAAGCCACAGCTGCTGCTGCGCTAATCACTACCTGGGTCATCACCAACTACAACCCTGGCGATGAGCGACTCGAGAAGGCAGAAGAGTGGGAGGAGAGCACCAAGCGCCTTCTCAAGGACATCACCAACGAAGCTGCCGAACGCGGCCTGCGATTGAGCTTCAACACGGAAATCAGCTTGGAGCAGGAACTCAATAAGAATACCAATACTGATGCCAAGATCGTGGTCATCAGCTACATCGTCATGTTCATTTACGCTTCGCTGGCTCTCGGCAGTACGACTGTGACCGTCAGCACCATCCTGCGAAACCCTGTCGGAGCTCTGGTTCAGAGCAAGTTCATGCTCGGCATTGTTGGCATTCTGATTGTCCTGATGTCAGTCGTTGCCTCTGTCGGCATCTTCGCAGCCGCTGGCGTGAAAGCGACGCTCATCATCGCTGAGGTCATTCCATTCTTGGTTCTGGCTGTTGGTGTTGACAACATCTTCTTGATCGTGCACGAGTTTGAGCGCGTGAACATTAGCCACGCAGATGAGCCGGTCTCAGAGCGTATAGCCCGAGCACTTGGCAGGATGGGACCATCGATTCTTCTCTCTGCTTCGACCGAGACTGTTGCGTTCGCGCTTGGAGCAGCGGTGGGAATGCCAGCAGTGCGAAACTTTGCGGCGTATGCTGCTGGAGCAGTATTCATCAACGCTGTGCTGCAAGTCACCATGTTCGTGTCTGTGTTGTCGCTCAATCAGCAGCGTGTCGAGGATGGTCGCCTTGACTGTATTCCTTGCGTTAAGATACCACAGAGCCATAGCATGCCTGGCGGGTTTGGCGGTGCTCCGTTCAGTGCCTCGGACGAGGAGGGATGGCTGTCGAGGTTCATTCGCAAGTACTACGCGCCAGCTATCCTTGGTAACAAAGCAAGAGTCGCCATCCTGACTATCTTCTTGGGCTTCTTCGCTGCTGGCATTGCACTCTTGCCGGAGGTTGAGCTTGGTCTGGATCAGCGTATTGCCATTCCCTCGGACAGCTACTTGATCGACTACTTTAATGACCTCGATCGCTATTTCGAGCAAGGTGCTCCGGTGTACTTTGTCGTCAAGGACCTCAATGTTACGCAACGCCTGCACCAGCAGCAATTGTGCGCACGATACACGACTTGCAAGGAGTTTTCCATCAACAACATCCTTGAGCAAGAGCGCAAGAGGCCTGAAGTCAGCTACATTGCAGATGCCACCGCAAGCTGGATTGACGACTTCTTCTCCTGGTTGAATCCAGAAATGGATCAATGCTGTGTAGATGGCTACAAGGCCTGCTTCGAAGGACGCAACCCACCGTGGAACAACACACTTTACGGCATGCCAGAAGGCAAGGAGTTCACCGACTACGCTAAGCGATGGCTGAAGGCTCCTACCGGAGAAGATTGCCCATATGGTGGCTCAGCTGCCTATGGCGATGCAGTTGTAGTCGACGACAAAGCCTTGACGATCCCAGCCAGCCATTTCCGAACTGCACATACTGCACTGCACAGCCAAGCCGACTTCATCAATGCCTATGCCTCTGCCCGCCGCATTTCAAACGACATCAGCGAGCGCCACAACATCGAGGTGTTCCCCTACAGCAAGTTCTACATCTTCTTCGATCAGTATGCGACCATCGCGAAGACGTCTGTTGGCCTTGTTGGCGCCGCGTTGGCGTGTACGCTTGTCATCACGAGCTTCCTGCTCGGATCGATTCTGACGGGCCTGGTCGTCACGATGACTGTCATCATGATTGTCGTCGACATCGTCGGCACCATGGCTGTCGTGGGAGTTTCCCTGAACGCGGTGTCGCTCGTCAACATCGTCATCTGCGTCGGCATTGGCGTCGAGTTCTGCGCTCATATCGCGAGAGCTTTCACAGTGCCGTCAGCTTCTGTCCTTGAGCGTGCGCAAAGCAAATTCGGGGGCAAGGATGCAAGGGCTTGGGCCGCTCTTGTCAACGTCGGAGGGAGTGTCTTCAGTGGCATCACGATTACGAAGTTACTGGGTGTTTTCGTGTTGGCGTTTACACGGAGCAAAATTTTCGAGATCTATTATTTCAGGGTTTGGTTGAGTCTTGTGGTGTGGGCGGCGTTGCATGCGTTGGTGTTCTTGCCGGTTGCGTTGACTCTTTTTGGTGGCACAGGTATGTTTGTTCGATGATGACAGAGGGTGAAGGGTGTGTGCTGACATGATTGACAGGTTACATTGATCCCGAGAGTGATGGAGGGCTGGAGCAGGATTTGGCGAGTCGGAGGTATAGGGCGCTTTTGCCGGATGATGAGTATGATAGTGATGATTATTGAGTGAGGAACGGAAGGGACCGGGTGAGTGTCGAGGGTGCCTTGAGTGGCGAAGCTACATCGAATGGTATCGCTAGATTGGTATTGCCATTGCTGCAGGCCTCTTGAGGATATTGCCTAGATCCTGAACTCACTATGAGCCTCAGTATGACATGAGTGGCGGATTATGATACAGGGTCACAAGGCAGCAGATCCAGACTGCGTACTAAGTGTTATGAATGATGAATGCTGATAGTCATGAAGGTTCTTCAGAAAGACACTAAGTCGTTAAGACGTTCCTGACTCTACGAGCACAAAGCATGCTCTCTGCTATGGCGGAATGAACGATGGATGAACGACATGAACTCGTGGAGGTATCTGGTAAAGGTTCAATACTTGCCTCGCTGACTCTCACAAGTTGCAAGGTCATGGGCGACACTGTCCGGAAAGTTTAGAAGAAGTCGATACAGACTGATCAGCATCAAATACCCTATTCCTGGGCAACACTATAGCGCGCTGAATACTTCCCGATATGGACTGCTGAAACTGGTTCATCTTAGTCCGTGAGAGGTACCGCCAAGCTGGATGATTTGGATATCAAGTGGGCAGAGACGATGGAAGTTTCGTCCCTGCTTCGTGCTGCGGCGCAGCTTAAGATTCATTTGAGGTGGCGATTGATCTGTTTGCGTGCGGCACGGCTGGTAAAGTTGGATGATGCAGATGGAGGAGGCGAAGATTGTGAAGCATGTGAGGCATGTTCGATGCATGGGTTACTCACTGCCTGCCTATCGCTCCACATCTCTCACACCGACGAAGTCTGCAGGCGGAGAACACGCAGTATCATAGTTGGCAAACGTACTGTACTGTACCTTGAACCTTCAAGAGAGGAAGGAAGGAAGGCAGTGTCCGCATCGCAGCGCCAGCACTTTACCGCCACCACACTACACCTCATCATGATGTGCTAGCTCGCGGTTACACTCACAGGATTCGCCATAGCTCACACAAGAGGAACACGAGCTGAAGATGTCGGTACCCGTACGCCAGGCGGGCAGGTTAATCTATCTATGCACGCGATATCCCGATCCCGATGCCACTTTGACGTGGCATCCTGGAGGGGGCTAGTTCGTGGCGTTTCGTGACAGGTGGAAGTGGAGGTTGCAGGGGAGGCGGCGGGGAGAGGGTTTTGCCATGTGGTGGGCTTGAGGATAGGGGAGGGGGAGGTCGAGGCGTTTGCAGGTCTCCTATTCATAAAATGGCCTGTGGGGATGATGGGAGGGTGAACGACGTGAATAGATGCCAGTGCCGCTGCGTTGTGGTACCTCCTCTCACATGGAGGACAGAGACTCAGCACGAAGTACAGCAGGAAAGCAGGCAAGCCAGCACCTCGACCTCGCGTGCCTGGTTCCCTCATGCAACACGACAATACAATGATCGGCACGTGCAGTGCAATGCAATGCAATTGTGCACGAGCACGAGCACGAGCACGAGCTGTTGTGATACCGTCGCAGTCTAACGCAAGTACAGTATGCACAGTAGTCACCATGCAACTTCACCCATCAGAATAGCAGCAACAATCGTCACTCGACTTAGGGCCTGATGGAAAGGACTCGGGTCGTTTTTTTGGTGGTGTAGGTGAAGTACTTCTGTTTGGAGGGCAAGCAAAGCAAAGCAATATTTCCTACTGTCGCTATCCAGCTGGTCGCTCATGCGGCTTGTAGTACGAAGGTACTGTATAATAGTCGTGGCCAGGGTAGCTGGACTGCACCTATCCGCCCAGCGAGTCGGAAGACGGCGAGTATCGTTGCAAAGCAATGTAGCAGGTCGTACTGTATCTCCCACGTCGCGTGCTGTTTGGTGTGTAGTCCCTATCTCCCAATCCCTTGGACATGGCACATACTCTCCCCTCTAACACTGTCCAGTACTATGCAGAGAGCTGTTGTCACTGCCACGGTTGTGGTGGCTTGAATGTCAGAATGTGCCTGCTTTAATCCCTGCCGCCTCGTCGCATGTGCATATGTCTGCGTGTAAGCTGCAGGGCATGGTAGCTTCCATGGCTACAGTATGTGCCATGCCCATGCCGCGTTTCCCACCTGGTCGAGTCGTGTGGTCTGCTATTGCAGTGCTGTGTCACCTTTCATATGTTGAGACGTTGACATTGTGGACCGAGAAGGAGTAGCTTGTGGATGAATGGTTGGAATGGTTCATGAGTGAGAGTGTTCGATCGTATAATCTGTACACAAGAGGAAAAATGTTACAGGATAGTAGCTCTCTAAGAACTGGTATCtacagtcctgggcatagCTTTTACAACCCCTGTATTTACGCTAACCCCTTCCGGCTATCCATGTCCATCTCAGAAGGTGTTGCTACCTTCAATCTCACTATCAAGAATGGGCCAAGCTCACACCTGAGGACATACAACGTATATGCAAGAGTATGCGAGAACGCTGCGAGGCAGTAATAGCCAACAATGGAGGACACACCAGGTGGTGAGCTACGCCAAGCAGTGGATACATCCTTCCTAATGAGGAAAGGTGAAAGAACAGGGGTTGTAAAAactatgcccaggactgtaCCACAAATATCCTTACTACGCCAGTGTGGCTCCAATTGTAAAACGTCTGTAGGTCGTAGCATTCCTTCTCCCATATTGCAGACATGGCAATTATTTCCGCTCCCATCGTGACTTTCAAAACATCGCAAAAAGGAAAAAAACACAGTTTCGACCCCTAGGTCCTGCGCAGGTAAAGAGTGATCCAGCACAGTATCCGGTAGCCAAGAATGATACCGAGCATGATGCCAACCCACTTGCCAGTCTCACCGGTCTTGTAGCCGTAGTTCTTCAGCACGCCAGTACCTGCGATCATGCACTGGTGTGCAAGTTCAGTCTCGTACATGCATGAACATTCGCCTTGCGAGTCCATGCCGCAGGTGAAGTTTCGCTGTCCGAACTCGTTGACCATCATGCCTTGGAACACGTACGACTGGTAGTCGATGTAGTGGAAGACGTATCGCCAGAAGGGGTTCAGTGTCTGTGGTGGTACCAAGAAACCACCTGTGCACATCCAGAGACCGTTGGCGAAAGCAGTTCCGGCAAGGGCGACCACGAAGATTGGAATCAGAGAGCTGACCAGGACGACCAGAGATTCGGCGGCAATAAGATCCAGGAAGAGCCACATGACCCATGTGAAGAAGGCCTGTGCGGTTGGCCTGAAATTGGACAGCCAGTAGGCAACGATCGAGAAGAGCATCGCAATCAGGAACAGGTAAGGAATACCAGTAATGAAGTTGGCGACCAGGAAGGAAGTTGGACCATAAAGACCGTTGGCGCGTTCCTTGATAAACAAGGCACGATCTTCCAGGAAAGCCGGGATATACGCCACTGCCATGAAGGACATGAAGGCTCCACCGAAGAAGATGGCGTTAATGAAGGACTGAATGTTGCCTTGGTCTGGATTCAGACGGAGCCAGACAGTTCCCATCATGACCGCGAGACCCATGTACATGGCGATTCGGATACCGTAGGCAATAATGTCGCGGTACGACTTGATGAATGCACGGTGGATGAGTGCAAGCGGGATGGCGATAGCGCCAGCGGACTCGTCCTTGAATTCAGCGTTGACGTCGGTGTCCATCGAGTTGCGTGCCATCTCGTCCGTCAGTTCGGTGACTGTGGCGGTGGCGAGACGTGACTTGTGCCACGATGAATGCACCATGTTCAGCTGTTGATCGACTTCACTCCTGTCGCGGGCAAAATCCGTGTTGACGAAGTCGATGATGAACTCTGCTGGGTTCATGTATAGTGGAATTGGGAAGCCACAGGCATCAAAGTACGGCTGCACCTCAGACACTGGTCCACTGTATGCTGTGCCACCCTGTGACAGCAGAAGGAGCTTGTCGAACATGGCAAAGGTCGAAGTCGAAGGTTGATGTATCGACGCAATGACGATGAGGTTGTGCTTCTTGGCAATATCCTTGACGAAGGAGATGACCTCGAACGAGGCCGCCGAGTCCAGACCAGAAGTGGGCTCGTCCAAGAAGAGGAGCTTTGGGCTGGTAATGAGTTGAGCTGCAACACTGACACGACGCTTCTGACCACCAGAGATACCCTTCCTGATCGGTGTACCGATCAAGTTGTTGGCCTGGCCTTGGAGACCGAAGGCTGTGAGAAGTGCCTCAATACGCTGGATGCGCTCCAGCTTGCTGACGGTCTTTGGCAGTGACAATCTCGCTGCGAAGTTGAGTGTTTCCCGGACTGTGAGCGAGCCGACCAATGCATCTTCTTGTTCGACATAGGCTGAGATTCTGCGGAAAGTCTTTGGATTGGCTGCTGAGCCGTTAATGTATATCGCGGCCTTGACGCTGGCGGCCAGCGAAGCTGTTCGGTGGGCGAGGACGTTCAAGAGTGTGGACTTTCCGGAACCGCTGCGATGTTGTTAGGAAGGAGCTCTGTGCGCAAAGAGGCGGTGTGACTTACGAAGGTCCCATGAGAGCAAGAAGCTCACCGGACTTGACGATGCCATTGATGTCTGATAGGATGGTCTTGGGTTGCTGCGACTGTCGGTCCTTGACTGTGACTGTGACACCCTTCCATCCGAAGCTGCGGATGTTGGTGTTGGTGAGCTGGGCGTAGTCGCCACCGATCATCTTCTCGATGTCGGACATCTTGGAGTATCTTCTGCGATCTGGAGTCGCAGCTCGGTCGTGCTGTGCCAGTGTGGTGGGGTGCGACCTGAAGCGCACCGTTGAAGGCGGTTGTGTAGTGAGTGAGACCGCGGTGGTGGTTGGAATGGGAAGAAGACGCCGCCTAAGTCAACGGGCTTGCGTGGTGTGTTCGGTCCCCTCGACGCTGCTGCCGGTGTCAGGCAGGTTGCAGGCGTTTCAATTGCAATGCCCAAGAGTCAGTGATGGTCGAGGTGTGCCACGCCTGCGGAAGCAACGAAGAAGCAGACGCAGAATAGCTCGGAGCGGCCGTTGAACTCGACAAGAGAAAGGAGTGGATCTGTGACAGGCAAGAATGCGGAGCGCTCTCAGTAATATCGATCCGCGCAGACTTGTCAAGTTGTCACGGGGCGATGCCGGGGGTGCAAGAGACGGGCAGGACGAGCAGAAGAGAGCGTTTGGAGGGCAAACGAGGTATCAAGAGCAGCGTTCACGGCTGGAGATGCTGAACGCACCAGCAGAACGGCCCCGTCGCACCCTTGCCACAATCACAATGGACTACTGTATGCCTCCCGGTCGAGAACAGGCGCTGCAGAGGCGTGGCTCTGTGGGCAGCCCAGTGCTTCTCGCATCGCGTCTAGTGAGTGGACGTTCAACACCAACCCCGGACGCCGTCGCACACGATGCGCGATCCCTGTCCGGCGCCCCTGTAGCACTGTTTCAGTGCAGTGGGGGGGGGGACCGGGCCCACGCCTGACTTTTGCGAGCGAACTGCGACCAGTAGTAAGCACCGGCACTGACAAACTGTGCCTGCCAAGCCGACAGATCGAGGTGCACATCTGAACGTTAATCCTGCGCGCCATGTACGAAGGTTCGACTCGACTCGCGCTCCACGCAGGAGTAGCCAGGTACGAGTTTCTTAGTGTGTCCCTGATGAAACTGGAACTCCGCACACAACGCAAGTACTGCTCGGTGGAGGAGGCCGTTGGGGCTCGGCAATCTCTCTGCGGTGATGCTGAATCTTGTCCCCGTCCAACGCCACCGCTCCCCTGTCCGCGGTGTTCTGGCGGTCGCTGGGCAGTCGTCGTGCCACCGACGCAACGACACGCGACTTTGCACGGCTCGCTGCAGCAGCTGCTCTCCCCCGCTGGCCGTCGCTGATGGGTCGTCTAGCTGGCACGCCGTTGAAGGCTTGGGTCAGACACGGGGCCACGCTGCGTCTACCGGCTTGCTGCCGCGGCTTGCCGAGCGTGTCAGAGCAGCAGCACGCCGGCGAGGCTTGTTTGGGAAATTGTCATTTTCCACCGTTCGGCGTTGCGGGCGCCGGGCGGTATCTTTGACGCTCCGAGCGGCGGCGTGCCCAGGTGTGAAGTCCAGACAGGGTTAAAGTCAGTCCTGGTCGCGCTCCAATGCAGCTAGCGGGGCGTCTGAGGCTGTGCAGTAGCGCAGGCATGTCAAGGTCCGATGAGGCTTCCGCAAATCATCGACAAGTCGCCAGTGCCATGTCTCAGGGGCCTTGGAGCTTGTCGATCCATAGCAAGTGACGTGTGGACGATCGTGGTGATGAAGCTGGGGAGCAGCGCCCGCGGCGAGGCCTCGACACAGAGTCATGCCAGTGATGGTGATGCCGATGATGATGCTGGACGCGTCGCACGCGAGGTACAAGCACCCTCGCCACATCTGCTACGGCAGTCTGCCGCACCATACAGCCCCCGTCACCAGCCTCACAGCCTGGTAGTTCACATGGCATGGCGCATGCCGACGGGTCGGCCGTCCTGCAAGCTGCAGCAGCTGCTGCGACAGTGAATCGCCGACCCACGATGTGCGTGATGGTGTGCAGGCGCATCACAACAACATTGAAGCCGGGAAGTCGCAGACGCGCTGCACTGTACCACCACCGCTCTGCTGTTCCTGCCGAGTCCCGGGATACCGTTGGGCACACCGATTGGCAAGGTTCGATACTGCGCGTCTTGTGCTCTGGTCTACTGGAAGTAGATGATATTGTGGCGCCTTACCGTATGTCAAGTCGTGGCAGTCTAATCGGACAAGGTTTGCATGCCGCGGTCGCTGGGCCTGCGATCCACGACGTGTCGACGTTCTGGGCGGCCAAAATTTGAGTACATACGCCTGACCTGTCTGGTCGTTACTCAGGAGGTTGTGGCTGCAACTCTAGTGAACCGCCGTCGACCCTTAGCAGAGTTAGAAAGGCCAAGTCCCCCCAAAATGGCGAAGAATGCACGGCC contains the following coding sequences:
- a CDS encoding NPC intracellular sterol transporter 1-related protein 1 — encoded protein: MGWKSAATLLSVAGLITSATAASKEPDWTTKHEAGRCAIRGQCGKQSFFGSELPCPDNGLAEDPADKVRDDLVKLCGQEWADTKVCCDGDQIDALKSNLAKANGLISGCGACKKNFYDLFCTFTCSPDQSLFVNVTKAEAKGDKFITTELDQLIGDGFGAGFYDSCKDVKLGATGGKAIDLIGGGAKNYTQFLKFLGDKKPFGSPFQIDFPRPGDGKFEGMKPVLEGPIPCNTTDEAYRCSCVDCAGSCPNLPEVTEAEQCTVGLLPCLSFAIVVVYSVFITLLVLAVTGHVAAAKRRQSKNERLQLLQDSAPSDDQDEGDMVHGVAMTDRPTKQYVVNTYCDRVFASLARTCARFPGITIGTSFIIVGLLSLGWLRFALETDPVKLWVAPDSAAASEKKFFDDNFGPFFRTEQAFLVNDTSDAGPAPVLSYNTLQWWFDVERRIRVQKSFGNGYTLKDVCYNPTGEACVVQSVSGYFASTGLDQEDWEEQLNSCAETPGDVQCLPEFKLPLPAERLLGGYNHTSQQATAAAALITTWVITNYNPGDERLEKAEEWEESTKRLLKDITNEAAERGLRLSFNTEISLEQELNKNTNTDAKIVVISYIVMFIYASLALGSTTVTVSTILRNPVGALVQSKFMLGIVGILIVLMSVVASVGIFAAAGVKATLIIAEVIPFLVLAVGVDNIFLIVHEFERVNISHADEPVSERIARALGRMGPSILLSASTETVAFALGAAVGMPAVRNFAAYAAGAVFINAVLQVTMFVSVLSLNQQRVEDGRLDCIPCVKIPQSHSMPGGFGGAPFSASDEEGWLSRFIRKYYAPAILGNKARVAILTIFLGFFAAGIALLPEVELGLDQRIAIPSDSYLIDYFNDLDRYFEQGAPVYFVVKDLNVTQRLHQQQLCARYTTCKEFSINNILEQERKRPEVSYIADATASWIDDFFSWLNPEMDQCCVDGYKACFEGRNPPWNNTLYGMPEGKEFTDYAKRWLKAPTGEDCPYGGSAAYGDAVVVDDKALTIPASHFRTAHTALHSQADFINAYASARRISNDISERHNIEVFPYSKFYIFFDQYATIAKTSVGLVGAALACTLVITSFLLGSILTGLVVTMTVIMIVVDIVGTMAVVGVSLNAVSLVNIVICVGIGVEFCAHIARAFTVPSASVLERAQSKFGGKDARAWAALVNVGGSVFSGITITKLLGVFVLAFTRSKIFEIYYFRVWLSLVVWAALHALVFLPVALTLFGGTGYIDPESDGGLEQDLASRRYRALLPDDEYDSDDY
- a CDS encoding ABC transporter G family member 1, with translation MSDIEKMIGGDYAQLTNTNIRSFGWKGVTVTVKDRQSQQPKTILSDINGIVKSGELLALMGPSGSGKSTLLNVLAHRTASLAASVKAAIYINGSAANPKTFRRISAYVEQEDALVGSLTVRETLNFAARLSLPKTVSKLERIQRIEALLTAFGLQGQANNLIGTPIRKGISGGQKRRVSVAAQLITSPKLLFLDEPTSGLDSAASFEVISFVKDIAKKHNLIVIASIHQPSTSTFAMFDKLLLLSQGGTAYSGPVSEVQPYFDACGFPIPLYMNPAEFIIDFVNTDFARDRSEVDQQLNMVHSSWHKSRLATATVTELTDEMARNSMDTDVNAEFKDESAGAIAIPLALIHRAFIKSYRDIIAYGIRIAMYMGLAVMMGTVWLRLNPDQGNIQSFINAIFFGGAFMSFMAVAYIPAFLEDRALFIKERANGLYGPTSFLVANFITGIPYLFLIAMLFSIVAYWLSNFRPTAQAFFTWVMWLFLDLIAAESLVVLVSSLIPIFVVALAGTAFANGLWMCTGGFLVPPQTLNPFWRYVFHYIDYQSYVFQGMMVNEFGQRNFTCGMDSQGECSCMYETELAHQCMIAGTGVLKNYGYKTGETGKWVGIMLGIILGYRILCWITLYLRRT